A single Bacteroidales bacterium DNA region contains:
- a CDS encoding DUF1493 family protein — translation MENRSYNIVIDYIAKEFNLNKSKLSLEVSLSDIGLDGDDVLDFLLKFFKEFKIDYEQTNYRDFIPREGGFLVSNLLSLFSKKKKIKDNNEIFVKDLVISLDKKKWYKNP, via the coding sequence GTAATAGATTATATTGCCAAAGAATTTAATTTAAATAAGAGCAAATTAAGTTTAGAAGTTTCTTTGTCAGATATAGGGTTAGATGGAGATGACGTTTTAGATTTTTTACTTAAATTTTTTAAAGAATTTAAAATAGACTATGAACAAACTAATTATAGAGATTTTATTCCAAGAGAGGGTGGCTTTCTTGTCAGTAATCTTTTATCTTTATTTAGTAAAAAGAAAAAAATAAAAGATAATAATGAAATCTTTGTGAAAGATTTAGTCATATCATTAGATAAAAAAAAATGGTATAAAAACCCTTAA